In Phyllopteryx taeniolatus isolate TA_2022b chromosome 1, UOR_Ptae_1.2, whole genome shotgun sequence, the following proteins share a genomic window:
- the LOC133487606 gene encoding potassium voltage-gated channel subfamily A member 3, translated as MRREPRMDDHRSLLQSPPPSVSKARGDNLVNHAYTETEADVMTVVACDNMLEESAALPGHHSLDRYEPDHECCERVVINISGLRFETQLKTLSQFPETLLGDPKKRMRYFDPLRNEYFFDRNRPSFDAILYYYQSGGRIRRPVNVPIDIFSEEIRFYELGEEAMEKFREDEGFIKEEERPLPENEFQRQVWLLFEYPESSGPARGIAIVSVLVILISIVIFCLETLPEFRDENRDALPAAPAINGTFPYSVSPFSDPFFVVETLCIIWFSFELLVRFFACPSKATFSKNIMNIIDIVAIIPYFITLGTELAERQGNGQQAMSLAILRVIRLVRVFRIFKLSRHSKGLQILGQTLKASMRELGLLIFFLFIGVILFSSAVYFAEADDPDSGFNSIPDAFWWAVVTMTTVGYGDMHPVTIGGKIVGSLCAIAGVLTIALPVPVIVSNFNYFYHRETEGEEQAQYLHVGSCQPLAEPEELRKTRSSSSLSKSEYMVMEEHGINSAFKQQPNFPTSAQNNSQNCIGVDKKIFTDV; from the coding sequence ATGCGTCGTGAGCCGCGCATGGACGACCACCGGAGCCTCCTGCAATCACCCCCGCCGAGCGTGAGCAAAGCACGGGGCGACAACCTGGTGAACCACGCGTACACCGAGACGGAGGCTGACGTCATGACCGTGGTGGCGTGCGACAACATGCTGGAGGAGTCGGCGGCGCTCCCGGGCCACCACTCTCTGGACCGATACGAACCGGACCATGAGTGCTGCGAGAGGGTGGTCATCAACATATCCGGCTTGCGCTTCGAGACGCAGCTCAAGACCCTGTCGCAGTTCCCGGAGACCCTGCTGGGGGACCCCAAGAAGAGGATGAGGTACTTCGACCCCCTCAGGAACGAGTACTTCTTCGATCGGAACCGACCCAGTTTCGATGCCATTCTCTATTACTACCAGTCAGGAGGGCGCATCAGGAGACCCGTCAACGTCCCCATCGACATCTTCTCGGAGGAGATTCGCTTCTATGAGCTGGGCGAGGAGGCCATGGAGAAGTTCCGGGAGGACGAGGGCTTCATCAAGGAGGAGGAGCGGCCCCTGCCAGAGAACGAGTTCCAGAGGCAGGTGTGGCTGCTTTTCGAGTACCCGGAGAGCTCGGGCCCGGCTCGGGGCATCGCCATCGTCTCCGTCCTGGTCATTCTCATCTCCATCGTCATCTTCTGCTTGGAGACGTTGCCCGAATTTCGCGACGAGAACCGGGACGCCCTCCCCGCGGCGCCGGCGATTAACGGCACCTTCCCCTACTCGGTCAGCCCCTTCTCGGACCCTTTCTTTGTGGTGGAGACCTTGTGCATCATCTGGTTCTCCTTCGAGCTTCTGGTGCGCTTCTTCGCGTGTCCCAGCAAAGCCACGTTCTCCAAGAACATCATGAACATTATCGACATCGTGGCCATCATCCCTTACTTCATCACCCTGGGGACGGAGCTGGCGGAGCGGCAAGGGAACGGCCAGCAGGCCATGTCCTTGGCCATCCTGCGCGTCATCCGCCTGGTGCGCGTCTTCCGCATCTTCAAACTCTCGCGTCACTCCAAAGGCTTGCAGATTTTGGGTCAGACCCTCAAGGCCAGCATGCGAGAACTGGGCCtgctcatcttcttcctcttcatcgGCGTCATCCTCTTCTCCAGCGCCGTGTACTTCGCCGAGGCGGACGACCCGGACTCGGGATTCAACAGCATCCCGGACGCCTTCTGGTGGGCCGTGGTCACCATGACCACCGTGGGCTACGGGGACATGCACCCGGTCACCATCGGGGGCAAGATTGTGGGCTCTCTGTGCGCCATCGCCGGCGTGCTGACCATCGCGCTGCCCGTGCCGGTCATCGTGTCCAATTTCAACTACTTCTACCACAGGGAGACCGAGGGCGAGGAGCAGGCCCAGTACCTGCACGTGGGCAGCTGTCAGCCGCTGGCCGAGCCCGAGGAGCTGAGGAAGACGCGCTCATCTTCCTCGCTCAGCAAGAGCGAGTACATGGTGATGGAGGAGCACGGCATCAACAGCGCCTTCAAGCAGCAGCCCAACTTTCCCACCAGCGCTCAGAACAACTCGCAGAACTGCATCGGCGTCGACAAGAAGATCTTCACCGACGTGTAG